A section of the Drosophila sechellia strain sech25 chromosome 3L, ASM438219v1, whole genome shotgun sequence genome encodes:
- the LOC6610238 gene encoding bifunctional peptidase and arginyl-hydroxylase JMJD5 isoform X2 → MDSGFLEVTQQLPRWLDLENVVRGEVEARYILKRAADHLANLKSGGHSGAEETGYLVGALVDRNWERIHTGHFSQVPLVTRKIYAIACCFKSTSPAQKDACSEILDEAQLLGCMDDWCELKVALMDYLDKGGAVSSNSAPLPTLEPLTRLTSNCDIPQLDAPSLEEFQTKCFEAGQPSLLLNTIQHWPALRKWLDLNYLLQVAGNRTVPIEIGSNYASDEWSQQLVKIRDFLSRQFGKEPSKAGQNIEYLAQHELFSQIPALKEDISIPDYCTISNEDIPGAVDIKAWLGPAGTVSPMHYDPKHNLLCQVFGSKRIILAAPADKDNLYPHDSEFLANTARIDAAQLDPETYPLVAKVKFYQLLLQPGDCLYMPPKWWHYVRSEAPSFSVSFWWE, encoded by the exons ATGGATAGTGGTTTCCTTGAGGTGACGCAGCAGCTGCCCCGCTGGCTGGACCTGGAAAATGTGGTCCGGGGTGAAGTCGAGGCACGCTACATACTCAAAAGAGCCGCGGATCACCTGGCGAACTTGAAGTCTGGCGGACATTCCGGCGCGGAGGAAACCGGATATCTAGTTGGTGCGCTGGTGGACAGGAACTGGGAACGCATTCACACAGGGCACTTCAGCCAGGTTCCCTTGGTCACGAGGAAGATATATGCAATAGCATGTTGCTTCAAG AGCACTAGTCCCGCCCAGAAGGATGCGTGCAGTGAGATCCTGGATGAGGCCCAACTTTTGGGTTGTATGGATGACTGGTGTGAACTTAAAGTCGCCCTAATGGATTATCTCGATAAGGGTGGAGCAGTATCATCAAATTCCGCACCACTTCCTACTCTAGAGCCATTAACCCGACTAACCTCCAACTGTGATATACCCCAACTGGACGCTCCCAGTCTAGAAGAGTTCCAGACAAAGTGCTTCGAGGCAGGACAACCCTCACTCCTGCTGAACACCATCCAGCATTGGCCTGCCCTGCGCAAGTGGCTGGATCTCAATTACCTTCTCCAAGTGGCCGGGAATCGTACCGTGCCCATTGAAATAGGTTCCAACTATGCCAGCGATGAGTGGTCCCAGCAGCTCGTGAAGATCCGCGACTTCCTGAGCAGGCAGTTCGGAAAGGAACCAAGCAAGGCTGGTCAAAATATCGAGTATCTCGCCCAGCACGAGCTCTTCTCCCAGATACCAGCTCTCAAAGAGGATATATCCATTCCCGACTACTGCACCATCAGCAACGAAGATATCCCAGGAGCTGTGGACATCAAAGCCTGGCTGGGACCAGCTGGAACCGTTTCACCCATGCACTACGATCCCAAGCACAACTTGCTGTGCCAGGTATTCGGTTCGAAGAGGATCATCCTAGCTGCTCCTGCAGACAAAGACAATCTGTATCCCCACGACAGTGAGTTCCTGGCCAATACAGCGCGAATAGATGCTGCTCAATTGGATCCTGAAACGTATCCCTTGGTAGCCAAGGTGAAGTTCTACCAGCTGCTCCTGCAACCCGGTGACTGTTTGTACATGCCACCCAAATGGTGGCACTATGTGAGATCTGAAGCTCCTAGCTTCTCTGTAAGCTTCTGGTGGGAGTAA
- the LOC116800948 gene encoding uncharacterized protein LOC116800948 encodes MDCAPLNLAHFHERRSERFIRNHRYEEAIKALETSLIYMQDAQKRVALPKSKEVLDTLTLDFQRKLRQIEMRKTQHGLNKLKDYAPLKETSLMLPLRPEAGASGGAGGSAQSMAKAIDKTVQDFDAKFTSSLVAKVSSTLAHSEPQMETLKKSDSAHEEQEHDTYDQRLGGSGDLDLPSLAPLELPSFDYSLFTSSSAPSLASYAGMAESFQK; translated from the exons ATGGACTGCGCACCTCTGAACTTG GCTCATTTCCACGAGCGAAGGTCGGAGCGATTTATACGCAATCACCGCTATGAAGAGGCCATTAAAGCGCTGGAAACATCCCTAATCTACATGCAGGATGCCCAAAAACGGGTGGCTCTGCCCAAATCCAAGGAAGTTCTGGACACATTGACCCTCGATTTTCAGCGCAAACTGCGTCAAATTGAGATGCGAAAGACCCAGCACGGTCTGAACAAGCTGAAGGACTATGCTCCCTTGAAGGAAACCAGTCTCATGCTGCCCCTGCGACCAGAAGCCGGAGCCagtggaggagctggaggatccGCTCAGTCGATGGCCAAGGCAATCGACAAAACAGTGCAGGACTTCGATGCCAAGTTCACCTCCTCCTTGGTGGCAAAGGTCTCTAGCACACTGGCCCATTCGGAGCCCCAAATGGAGACGCTGAAGAAGAGCGATTCTGCACATGAGGAGCAGGAACACGATACCTACGATCAGCGACTGGGCGGCAGTGGGGACCTGGACCTGCCCTCCTTGGCGCCCTTGGAGTTGCCCTCCTTCGACTACAGCCTGTTCACCAGCTCCTCGGCTCCTTCGCTGGCCAGCTATGCCGGCATGGCTGAGAGCTTCCAGAAATAG
- the LOC6610238 gene encoding bifunctional peptidase and arginyl-hydroxylase JMJD5 isoform X1, whose product MDSGFLEVTQQLPRWLDLENVVRGEVEARYILKRAADHLANLKSGGHSGAEETGYLVGALVDRNWERIHTGHFSQVPLVTRKIYAIACCFKIFFLLLESTSPAQKDACSEILDEAQLLGCMDDWCELKVALMDYLDKGGAVSSNSAPLPTLEPLTRLTSNCDIPQLDAPSLEEFQTKCFEAGQPSLLLNTIQHWPALRKWLDLNYLLQVAGNRTVPIEIGSNYASDEWSQQLVKIRDFLSRQFGKEPSKAGQNIEYLAQHELFSQIPALKEDISIPDYCTISNEDIPGAVDIKAWLGPAGTVSPMHYDPKHNLLCQVFGSKRIILAAPADKDNLYPHDSEFLANTARIDAAQLDPETYPLVAKVKFYQLLLQPGDCLYMPPKWWHYVRSEAPSFSVSFWWE is encoded by the exons ATGGATAGTGGTTTCCTTGAGGTGACGCAGCAGCTGCCCCGCTGGCTGGACCTGGAAAATGTGGTCCGGGGTGAAGTCGAGGCACGCTACATACTCAAAAGAGCCGCGGATCACCTGGCGAACTTGAAGTCTGGCGGACATTCCGGCGCGGAGGAAACCGGATATCTAGTTGGTGCGCTGGTGGACAGGAACTGGGAACGCATTCACACAGGGCACTTCAGCCAGGTTCCCTTGGTCACGAGGAAGATATATGCAATAGCATGTTGCTTCAAG atttttttccTTCTCTTGGAGAGCACTAGTCCCGCCCAGAAGGATGCGTGCAGTGAGATCCTGGATGAGGCCCAACTTTTGGGTTGTATGGATGACTGGTGTGAACTTAAAGTCGCCCTAATGGATTATCTCGATAAGGGTGGAGCAGTATCATCAAATTCCGCACCACTTCCTACTCTAGAGCCATTAACCCGACTAACCTCCAACTGTGATATACCCCAACTGGACGCTCCCAGTCTAGAAGAGTTCCAGACAAAGTGCTTCGAGGCAGGACAACCCTCACTCCTGCTGAACACCATCCAGCATTGGCCTGCCCTGCGCAAGTGGCTGGATCTCAATTACCTTCTCCAAGTGGCCGGGAATCGTACCGTGCCCATTGAAATAGGTTCCAACTATGCCAGCGATGAGTGGTCCCAGCAGCTCGTGAAGATCCGCGACTTCCTGAGCAGGCAGTTCGGAAAGGAACCAAGCAAGGCTGGTCAAAATATCGAGTATCTCGCCCAGCACGAGCTCTTCTCCCAGATACCAGCTCTCAAAGAGGATATATCCATTCCCGACTACTGCACCATCAGCAACGAAGATATCCCAGGAGCTGTGGACATCAAAGCCTGGCTGGGACCAGCTGGAACCGTTTCACCCATGCACTACGATCCCAAGCACAACTTGCTGTGCCAGGTATTCGGTTCGAAGAGGATCATCCTAGCTGCTCCTGCAGACAAAGACAATCTGTATCCCCACGACAGTGAGTTCCTGGCCAATACAGCGCGAATAGATGCTGCTCAATTGGATCCTGAAACGTATCCCTTGGTAGCCAAGGTGAAGTTCTACCAGCTGCTCCTGCAACCCGGTGACTGTTTGTACATGCCACCCAAATGGTGGCACTATGTGAGATCTGAAGCTCCTAGCTTCTCTGTAAGCTTCTGGTGGGAGTAA
- the LOC6610237 gene encoding B-cell receptor-associated protein 31 isoform X1, whose amino-acid sequence MSLVWTLIAGFLYAEIALVLLLVLPVLTPYRWNRFFKSKFLSMLGQQAHIYFLLIMGILVIFLLEAIREMRKYSGLQQSNEVHLNVEMQHSMKLFRAQRNFYISGFAIFLALVIRRLVNLICTQANLLAQSEASFKQAQSATAAARSLLENKNTEKAKEAGEDTTLIELNKLRERVQELTSDLNREKKDKEAVKSQAESINREYDRLTEEYSKLQKKITIGGGGNKDD is encoded by the exons atgAGTTTGGTGTGGACTTTGATCGCCGGATTTCTTTATGCGGAAATCGCACTGGTCCTCCTGCTGGTTCTGCCGGTGCTCACTCCTTACCGCTGGAACCGGTTCTTCAAGTCCAAATTCCTATCGATGTTGGGACAGCAGGCGCACATATACTTCCTGCTGATCATGGGAATCCTGGTCATTTTCCTCCTGGAGGCCATTCGCGAGATGCGCAAGTACTCCGGattgcagcagtcgaacgagGTCCACTTGAACGTGGAGATGCAGCACAGCATGAAGCTGTTCCGTGCCCAGCGGAACTTCTACATCTCCGGATTCGCCATTTTCCTGGCCCTGGTCATCCGACGACTGGTAAACTTGATCTGCACCCAGGCCAATCTCCTGGCTCAGAGCGAGGCCTCCTTCAAGCAGGCACAGAGCGCCACTGCTGCCGCACGTTCCTTGCTGGAGAACAAGAACACCGAGAAAGCCAAGGAAGCCGGCGAGGATACCACTCTCATCGAG CTCAACAAGCTGCGCGAGCGCGTCCAGGAGCTGACCTCCGACTTGAACCGCGAGAAGAAGGACAAGGAGGCGGTTAAGTCGCAGGCGGAGAGCATCAACCGCGAGTACGACCGACTCACCGAGGAGTACAGCAAGCTGCAGAAGAAGATAACCATCGGCGGAGGCGGAAACAAGGATGATTAA
- the LOC6610239 gene encoding gustatory receptor for sugar taste 61a, with protein sequence MSRTSDDIRKHLKVRRQKQRAILAMRWRCAQGGLEFEQLDTFYGAIRPYLCVAQFFGIMPLSNIWSRDPQDVKFKVRSIGLAVTGLFLLLGGIKTLVGAKILFTAGLNAKNMVGLVFLIVGMVNWLNFVGFARSWSHIMLPWSSVDILMLFPPYKRGKRSLRSKVNVLAFSVAILAVGDQMLYYASGYCSYSMHILQCHTNHSQITFELYLEKEFSDIMSIMPFNIFSMCYGFWLNGAFTFLWNFMDIFIVMTSTGLAQRFQQFAARVGALEGRHVPEALWYDIRRDHIRLCELASLVEASMSNIVFVSCANNVYVICNQALAIFTKLRHPINYVYFWYSLIFLLARTSLVFMTASKIHDASLLPLRSLYLVPSDGWNQEVQRFADQLTSEFVGLSGYRLFCLTRKSLFGMLATLVTYELMLLQMDAAWMDGCIT encoded by the exons ATGTCGAGGACTTCGGATGATATCCGGAAGCACCTGAAAGTGCGGCGTCAGAAGCAGAGGGCCATTTTGGCCATGAGATGGCGCTGTGCCCAGGGAGGATTGGAGTTCGAGCAGCTGGACACCTTCTACGGAGCCATCAGGCCAT ATCTCTGTGTGGCGCAGTTCTTCGGCATAATGCCTTTGTCGAATATCTGGAGTCGCGATCCCCAGGATGTGAAGTTCAAGGTGAGGAGCATTGGCCTGGCAGTCACCGGTCTCTTCCTTCTGCTCGGTGGCATCAAGACCTTGGTCGGTGCCAAAATTCTGTTCACAGCGGGTCTGAATGCCAAGAATATGG TGGGTTTGGTTTTCCTCATCGTGGGCATGGTCAACTGGCTAAACTTCGTGGGCTTCGCTCGCTCCTGGTCGCACATAATGCTGCCTTGGAGTTCGGTGGACATTCTGATGCTCTTTCCGCCCTACAAACGTGGCAAGCGAAGCCTTCGCTCAAAGGTCAACGTCCTTGCTTTTAGTGTGGCCATCCTGGCAGTAG GCGACCAGATGCTGTACTACGCCTCTGGATACTGCAGCTATAGCATGCACATCCTACAGTGCCACACAAACCACTCGCAGATTACCTTTGAACTTTATTTGGAGAAGGAGTTCTCCGACATCATGTCCATCATGCCCttcaacatattttccatgTGCTACGGATTT TGGCTGAATGGAGCCTTCACCTTTCTGTGGAACTTCATGGACATCTTTATTGTGATGACCAGTACTGGACTGGCGCAAAGGTTTCAGCAGTTTGCCGCTCGAGTTGGCGCTCTGGAGGGTCGT CATGTTCCCGAAGCCCTGTGGTACGACATCCGGAGGGATCACATTCGCCTTTGCGAGCTGGCCAGTTTGGTGGAGGCCAGCATGTCGAATATAGTGTTCGTATCCTGTGCTAACAATGTGTATGTGATCTGCAACCAGGCTTTGGCTATTTTCAC CAAACTGCGGCATCCCATAAACTACGTTTACTTCTGGTACTCGCTGATCTTCCTGCTGGCCAGGACGAGTCTGGTTTTCATGACGGCCTCCAAGATCCACGATGCCTCGCTTCTGCCACTGAGGTCCTTGTACTTGGTGCCCAGTGATGGCTGGAACCAGGAGGTGCAGAGATTCGCAGACCAGCTGACCAGCGAGTTTGTCGGATTGTCTGGCTATCGTCTCTTCTGCTTGACAAGAAAGAGTCTCTTCGGA ATGCTAGCCACCCTGGTGACCTACGAACTTATGCTGCTGCAAATGGATGCAgcatggatggatggatgcaTAACTTAA
- the LOC6610235 gene encoding UPF0415 protein C7orf25 homolog encodes MEEQEDREKLYEEAHKKVKLGEELKKALKDFEDLPGVSKVQRKIQQELKFLNKVITTKSVKEHHITSSNFVYYDFLIKTLRLQQGVVDINAVFRLESRDSPLRVDIVANNGLKWVKVIARNSKSVEDAARGCVSIGARSVIDQAEDYLEASELSFCMFQRPKIVFYFSNKIEDSLHEELMEMGVQTASLDSPDTDLDMYATTSNELNLDVTTLLAYVSALTNGSANWVYKEPLLTEQAERERASPLKPLLEKILEGKTLVCCQLAYEAFQSILDIVGGEGERKRAEELMKRVTVYPDVETIPEEFSHIRFTANVNERSLKIFSFGMARQIFTVTSNKAFVRSAKMQGINVPVFVHASVALTEGKQATGRPL; translated from the exons ATGGAGGAGCAAGAGGATCGAGAAAAGCTTTACGAAGAAGCCCACAAGAAAGTGAAACTGGGCGAGGAGCTGAAGAAAGCGCTGAAAGACTTTGAAGATCTGCCTGGCGTCAGCAAAGTGCAGCGAAAAATTCAGCAAGAGCTCAAGTTTCTCAATAAG GTGATTACTACAAAGTCCGTGAAGGAACACCACATAACCAGCAGTAACTTTGTATACTACGATTTTCTCATTAAAACTCTGCGATTGCAACAAGGAGTAGTCGACATCAACGCCGTATTCCGGCTGGAGTCTAGGGATAGTCCCCTGAGAGTCGACATCGTGGCCAACAATGGACTCAAGTGGGTGAAAGTGATAGCCAGGAACTCGAAGTCCGTCGAGGACGCGGCCAGGGGATGTGTCAGCATCGGAGCACGAAGTGTCATCGACCAGGCGGAGGATTATCTGGAGGCCAGCGAGCTGAGTTTCTGCATGTTCCAGAGGCCGAAG ATAGTATTCTACTTCTCCAACAAAATCGAGGATTCCCTGCACGAAGAGCTCATGGAAATGGGCGTGCAAACTGCTTCCTTGGACTCGCCAGACACCGACTTGGATATGTACGCCACGACCTCGAATGAACTAAATCTAGATGTGACCACTTTGCTGGCCTACGTGAGTGCGCTGACCAACGGATCCGCCAACTGGGTCTACAAGGAACCCCTGCTCACCGAACAGGCGGAAAGGGAAAGAGCCTCGCCGCTGAAACCGCTCCTGGAGAAAATCCTAGAGGGAAAAACCTTGGTCTGCTGCCAGCTAGCCTACGAGGCCTTCCAGAGTATTTTGGATATTGTCGGCGGCGAGGGCGAACGGAAGCGAGCCGAGGAACTGATGAAACGGGTCACCGTTTATCCGGATGTGGAAACAATACCCGAAGAATTCTCCCACATACGTTTCACTGCCAACGTAAACGAGCGAAGTCTGAAAATCTTTAGTTTCGGCATGGCCAGGCAAATTTTCACTGTGACCTCGAATAAGGCCTTTGTGAGATCAGCTAAAATGCAG GGTATCAATGTGCCTGTGTTTGTACACGCTTCAGTTGCACTTACCGAAGGTAAGCAGGCAACAGGAAGACCGCTTTAA
- the LOC6610237 gene encoding B-cell receptor-associated protein 31 isoform X2 yields the protein MSLVWTLIAGFLYAEIALVLLLVLPVLTPYRWNRFFKSKFLSMLGQQAHIYFLLIMGILVIFLLEAIREMRKYSGLQQSNEVHLNVEMQHSMKLFRAQRNFYISGFAIFLALVIRRLVNLICTQANLLAQSEASFKQAQSATAAARSLLENKNTEKAKEAGEDTTLIELSRLRRRVQGLTARVS from the exons atgAGTTTGGTGTGGACTTTGATCGCCGGATTTCTTTATGCGGAAATCGCACTGGTCCTCCTGCTGGTTCTGCCGGTGCTCACTCCTTACCGCTGGAACCGGTTCTTCAAGTCCAAATTCCTATCGATGTTGGGACAGCAGGCGCACATATACTTCCTGCTGATCATGGGAATCCTGGTCATTTTCCTCCTGGAGGCCATTCGCGAGATGCGCAAGTACTCCGGattgcagcagtcgaacgagGTCCACTTGAACGTGGAGATGCAGCACAGCATGAAGCTGTTCCGTGCCCAGCGGAACTTCTACATCTCCGGATTCGCCATTTTCCTGGCCCTGGTCATCCGACGACTGGTAAACTTGATCTGCACCCAGGCCAATCTCCTGGCTCAGAGCGAGGCCTCCTTCAAGCAGGCACAGAGCGCCACTGCTGCCGCACGTTCCTTGCTGGAGAACAAGAACACCGAGAAAGCCAAGGAAGCCGGCGAGGATACCACTCTCATCGAG CTGTCAAGACTGCGGAGACGTGTGCAAGGACTCACCGCCCGAGTGTCCTAA
- the LOC6610236 gene encoding protein DPCD: protein MSYQSWLNYLQTAEKNSMISGRARKVLYKFTDGRQMAEEYNMDTGIVQRRAWKSKSNKIMGESEWEIELGDEPRQLNWSGNKPPGSGEETDSLAGGDFTLRESNTAPLLTKRITKKNIEWRIRNMPYSLDTYNVTADPEKRAIVVRTSNKKYYKVIPVPELDRCGVKPAQESLSVHHQFNTLIITYQKPDILCEMEAQVLLLLKNVETETDMDDLLKGLMAK, encoded by the coding sequence ATGTCCTACCAGAGCTGGCTAAACTACCTGCAGACGGCGGAGAAGAACTCCATGATTAGTGGCCGCGCACGGAAGGTGCTCTACAAATTCACGGACGGCAGGCAGATGGCCGAGGAGTACAACATGGACACGGGAATCGTGCAGCGGCGGGCCTGGAAATCGAAGAGCAACAAGATCATGGGCGAGTCGGAGTGGGAAATCGAGCTGGGCGATGAGCCGCGTCAGCTGAACTGGTCGGGCAACAAGCCACCAGGATCTGGCGAGGAAACCGACTCCCTCGCAGGCGGAGATTTCACCCTGCGGGAGAGCAACACCGCGCCACTGCTGACCAAGCGGATCACCAAGAAGAACATCGAGTGGCGCATCCGCAACATGCCCTACTCCCTGGACACCTACAACGTAACCGCCGATCCCGAGAAGCGCGCCATAGTCGTGCGCACCTCGAACAAGAAGTACTACAAGGTCATCCCGGTCCCGGAACTGGACCGCTGTGGGGTCAAGCCCGCGCAGGAGAGCCTCTCTGTCCACCACCAGTTCAACACGCTGATCATTACCTACCAGAAACCAGATATCCTATGCGAGATGGAGGCGCAGGTCCTGCTTCTGCTCAAGAATGTCGAGACCGAAACCGACATGGATGATCTGCTGAAGGGTCTGATGGCCAAATAA